A region of Streptomyces sp. NBC_01788 DNA encodes the following proteins:
- a CDS encoding ATP-binding protein, with product MPETGTAMVADPWEYCLYIPNDLRAVTVSRRTLRLILTMHGLIRLVDVAELLAAELVSNAVRHTKGPAALRVRWAAGVLRIGAWDADPAPPEPPVSLGQVVDLEQGRGLALVKACADLWGWQPLAREGNRGKVVWCELAAA from the coding sequence ATGCCTGAAACCGGTACCGCCATGGTCGCCGACCCCTGGGAGTACTGCCTCTACATCCCCAACGATCTCCGCGCCGTCACCGTCAGTCGCCGCACCCTCCGCCTCATCCTCACCATGCACGGACTCATCCGCCTGGTCGACGTGGCCGAACTGCTCGCCGCCGAGCTGGTGTCGAACGCCGTACGGCACACCAAGGGGCCCGCCGCGCTGCGGGTGCGGTGGGCGGCGGGGGTGTTGCGGATCGGGGCGTGGGACGCGGACCCCGCGCCGCCGGAGCCCCCGGTGTCGTTGGGGCAGGTCGTGGACCTGGAGCAGGGGCGCGGGCTGGCGTTGGTCAAGGCCTGCGCGGACCTGTGGGGGTGGCAGCCGCTGGCCAGGGAAGGCAACCGCGGGAAGGTCGTCTGGTGTGAGCTGGCCGCCGCCTGA
- a CDS encoding helix-turn-helix domain-containing protein produces the protein MTTRREPTARQMRLAVELRRLRDAAGLSARQAAALLGVSSVQVSHIESGLSGVSEERLRRLASHYACTDNEFIDALVAMATDRTRGWWEEYRGLLPTSFLDISELDQHAQYRHEVAILYVPGLLQTEDYARAVFSARVPELTDEELALRVRHRTARRVIIDGPSPVPYRLAIHEAALRIRVGDRVTSRAQLTRLLELSEALHITVRVIPFDLDGFARAGSSMTYVGGPVPKLDTVVRDVPHGSAFIDSEAQLSAFRTRFRKVEEVSLEEEPSRDFIHRLTKEL, from the coding sequence ATGACCACGAGGCGCGAACCAACGGCACGACAGATGCGCCTGGCGGTCGAACTGCGCAGACTCCGTGACGCTGCAGGCCTCAGTGCGCGCCAGGCAGCAGCGCTACTCGGCGTGAGTTCCGTCCAGGTCAGCCACATCGAGTCCGGCCTGTCGGGGGTGAGCGAGGAACGACTGCGTCGACTCGCATCCCACTACGCCTGCACCGACAACGAGTTCATCGACGCGCTGGTCGCCATGGCCACCGATCGGACGCGCGGCTGGTGGGAGGAGTACCGGGGTTTGCTGCCCACCTCGTTCCTGGACATCTCCGAGCTGGATCAGCATGCCCAGTACCGCCATGAAGTGGCCATTCTGTACGTGCCGGGCCTTCTGCAAACCGAGGACTACGCACGCGCCGTCTTCTCCGCCAGGGTTCCCGAACTCACCGATGAGGAACTGGCGTTGCGCGTACGCCATCGGACGGCTCGGCGGGTGATCATCGACGGCCCCTCCCCTGTCCCGTACAGACTCGCCATCCACGAGGCGGCCCTGCGGATCCGAGTCGGCGACCGAGTCACCTCACGAGCTCAGCTCACCCGCCTCCTCGAACTCTCCGAAGCGCTCCACATCACGGTGCGCGTCATCCCCTTCGACCTGGACGGATTCGCCAGGGCCGGAAGCAGCATGACGTACGTGGGTGGCCCCGTACCGAAGTTGGACACGGTGGTACGTGACGTGCCCCATGGCTCGGCCTTCATTGATTCCGAAGCCCAGCTCAGCGCCTTTCGAACGCGTTTCCGTAAGGTGGAGGAAGTGTCACTCGAAGAGGAACCATCGCGTGACTTCATCCACCGGCTGACGAAAGAGCTGTGA
- a CDS encoding DUF397 domain-containing protein has product MGTLDNWRKSSYSGPDDGNDCVEIASSPTHIAIRDSKAPARATLTFPAGAFSTFVQALKGEDGSAGNELAG; this is encoded by the coding sequence GTGGGCACTCTCGACAACTGGCGGAAGTCTTCGTACTCAGGTCCCGACGACGGGAACGACTGCGTGGAGATCGCGAGCTCCCCCACCCACATAGCCATCCGCGACTCGAAGGCCCCGGCCAGGGCCACCCTCACCTTCCCGGCCGGCGCCTTCAGCACCTTCGTCCAAGCCCTCAAGGGCGAGGACGGCTCGGCAGGGAACGAGTTGGCCGGGTAA